One window of the Telopea speciosissima isolate NSW1024214 ecotype Mountain lineage unplaced genomic scaffold, Tspe_v1 Tspe_v1.0859, whole genome shotgun sequence genome contains the following:
- the LOC122648356 gene encoding L-type lectin-domain containing receptor kinase IX.1-like, giving the protein GDDVPIDVPIDVPIDVLTGPREFTYGELARATRNFDEEQKLGEGGFGGVYRGYLSDLNKDIAVQRISKGSKQGIKEYASEVNIISRLRHRKLVQLVGWSHQRKELLLVYEFMPNGSLDSHLFRNKGSLTWDLRYKIALDIASGLHYLHQGCEQCIIHRDIKSSNVILDTHFNAKLGDFGLARLVEHEKESQTTNVAGTTGYMAPKYVSTGKATKESDIYNFGIVLLEIACGRKSIENEFHPSEVNLVNWVWELYGTQEHLEAADPSSGMDFDKRQVECLMVVGLWCTHPDHKLRPSIEKAIHVLQFESQLPILPSKMPVPTYNSPPLSMSTFSISSSQSSSNNGTTVSSKLNSSSSATSSSPSISLLSNPP; this is encoded by the coding sequence ggtgatgatgtgcccaTAGATGTGCCCATAGATGTGCCCATTGATGTGCTCACTGGACCTAGGGAGTTCACTTATGGTGAATTGGCTCGAGCAACTAGGAACTTCGATGAGGAACAAAAGCTTGGAGAGGGTGGATTTGGAGGTGTTTATAGAGGCTACTTGAGTGATCTCAACAAGGATATTGCAGTGCAGAGGATTTCTAAAGGGTCTAAACAAGGGATAAAAGAATATGCATCAGAGGTGAATATCATTAGTCGATTGCGGCATAGGAAGCTTGTGCAACTTGTTGGTTGGAGCCACCAACGGAAAGAGTTACTTCTTGTGTATGAATTCATGCCCAATGGAAGCCTTGATTCCCATCTATTTCGAAATAAGGGTTCCTTGACATGGGATTTGAGGTACAAGATAGCTCTTGATATAGCCTCTGGATTACATTATTTGCACCAAGGGTGTGAACAATGTATCATCCACCGGGATATTAAATCCAGCAATGTGATTCTAGACACCCATTTTAATGCTAAACTTGGGGATTTCGGTCTGGCTAGGCTTGTAGAACATGAGAAAGAGTCACAAACAACCAATGTAGCTGGTACCACGGGATACATGGCACCTAAATATGTTAGTACTGGGAAGGCTACCAAAGAATCTGATATCTATAACTTTGGGATTGTTCTCTTAGAAATTGCTTGTGGGAGAAAGTCCATTGAAAATGAGTTTCACCCAAGTGAAGTGAATTTGGTAAATTGGGTTTGGGAACTCTATGGAACACAGGAACATCTCGAAGCAGCTGACCCAAGTTCAGGTATGGATTTTGACAAGCGACAGGTAGAGTGCTTGATGGTTGTTGGGCTATGGTGTACTCACCCAGACCACAAACTTCGACCTTCTATTGAGAAAGCTATTCATGTTCTGCAATTTGAGTCTCAACTGCCTATTCTCCCAAGTAAGATGCCCGTGCCCACATATAATTCCCCTCCATTAAGTATGTCTACATTCTCGATTTCATCATCACAAAGTTCGTCCAACAATGGCACTACTGTTTCCTCCAAGTTAAACAGCTCATCATCTGCTACTTCATCTTCTCCCTCGATATCCCTCTTGTCGAACCCACCGTAA